Proteins co-encoded in one Prevotella sp. E13-27 genomic window:
- the upp gene encoding uracil phosphoribosyltransferase: protein MKVINFSEQNTVINQYMAELRDKSYQKNRALFRNNIARIGEMMAYELSKTLTYKPKTVTTPLGTIDIPLVKDELLLATVLRAGLPFHQGFLNVFDHAENAFVSAYRMYTNREHTEVGIHTEYMASPSVKGKTLVVVDPMLATGGSMAAAYEALVKTGKPHAVHICCVIAAPEGIEFLKKSLPEECTLWCAAIDPGMNENKYIVPGFGDCGDLCFGEKL from the coding sequence ATGAAAGTAATCAATTTCTCGGAACAGAACACTGTCATTAATCAGTACATGGCTGAACTGCGCGATAAGAGCTATCAGAAGAACCGTGCACTCTTCCGCAACAACATTGCACGCATTGGTGAGATGATGGCCTATGAGCTATCGAAAACGCTTACCTATAAGCCTAAGACAGTTACCACTCCATTGGGTACCATCGACATTCCCTTGGTGAAAGACGAACTGCTGCTTGCTACAGTGCTTCGTGCTGGACTGCCTTTCCATCAGGGCTTTCTGAATGTGTTCGACCATGCGGAGAATGCCTTTGTCTCAGCTTATCGTATGTACACAAATCGCGAACATACAGAGGTGGGAATACATACTGAGTATATGGCTTCACCTTCGGTAAAGGGTAAGACGCTTGTCGTCGTTGATCCTATGCTCGCTACTGGCGGAAGCATGGCAGCTGCCTATGAGGCTCTTGTCAAGACGGGAAAGCCTCACGCTGTTCACATCTGCTGTGTCATCGCTGCTCCTGAGGGCATAGAGTTCCTCAAAAAGTCATTGCCGGAAGAGTGCACCCTGTGGTGCGCTGCCATTGACCCAGGCATGAATGAGAATAAATATATCGTTCCTGGATTCGGCGACTGCGGCGACCTCTGCTTCGGAGAGAAGCTTTAA
- the pckA gene encoding phosphoenolpyruvate carboxykinase (ATP), translating to MANLDLTKYGITGSKVIAHNPSYEFLFEEETKAGLTGFDKGQNTELDAVNVMTGIYTGRSPKDKYIVDDAKSHNNVWWTSEEYKNDNHPMSEEVWAKVKEIAIKELCNKELYVVDAFCGANEATRLSVRFIVEVAWQAHFVKNMFIQPTAEELEKFEPNFVIYNASKAKVENYKELGLNSETCVAFNTTSREQCIINTWYGGEMKKGMFSMQNYYLPLQGIASMHCSANTDMEGKNTAIFFGLSGTGKTTLSTDPKRLLIGDDEHGWDDEGVFNLEGGCYAKVINLDKESEPDIYNAIRRNALLENVTVAEDGKIDFADKSVTENTRVSYPINHIEKIAQKVNGKSAGPDAKNVIFLSADAFGVLPPVSILTPEQTKYYFLSGFTAKLAGTERGITEPTPTFSACFGQAFLELHPTKYAEELVKKMEKSGAKAYLVNTGWNGTGKRISIRDTRGIIDAILGGAILKAPTKKIPYFDFEVPTQLEGVDTNILDPRDTYADAAQWEEKAKDLAARFIKNFKKYEGNEAGKALVAAGPKL from the coding sequence ATGGCAAATTTAGATCTTACTAAGTACGGTATCACCGGTTCAAAGGTGATTGCACACAACCCTTCGTATGAGTTCCTTTTTGAGGAGGAGACCAAGGCTGGTCTGACAGGTTTCGACAAAGGCCAGAACACTGAGCTTGACGCAGTGAACGTTATGACAGGTATCTACACTGGTCGTTCACCTAAGGACAAGTACATCGTTGACGACGCTAAGAGCCACAACAACGTTTGGTGGACAAGCGAGGAATACAAGAACGACAACCACCCCATGAGCGAAGAGGTATGGGCAAAGGTTAAGGAGATTGCCATCAAGGAGCTTTGCAACAAGGAGCTTTATGTTGTTGACGCATTCTGCGGTGCCAACGAGGCTACTCGTCTGAGCGTTCGCTTCATCGTTGAGGTAGCTTGGCAGGCACACTTCGTAAAGAACATGTTCATCCAGCCTACTGCTGAGGAGCTGGAGAAGTTCGAGCCAAACTTCGTTATCTATAACGCTTCTAAGGCAAAGGTTGAGAACTACAAGGAGCTGGGTCTGAACTCAGAGACTTGCGTAGCATTCAACACTACAAGCCGCGAGCAGTGCATCATCAACACATGGTACGGTGGTGAGATGAAGAAGGGTATGTTCTCTATGCAGAACTACTATCTGCCTCTCCAGGGCATCGCTTCAATGCACTGCTCTGCAAACACCGACATGGAGGGTAAGAACACAGCTATCTTCTTCGGCCTGTCTGGTACAGGTAAGACCACCCTTTCTACCGATCCAAAGCGTCTGCTGATTGGTGACGACGAGCACGGATGGGACGACGAGGGTGTATTCAACCTCGAGGGTGGTTGCTACGCTAAGGTTATCAACCTTGACAAGGAGAGCGAGCCCGATATCTACAACGCTATCCGCCGCAACGCTCTGCTCGAGAACGTAACCGTAGCTGAGGACGGCAAGATTGACTTCGCCGACAAGAGCGTGACCGAGAACACTCGCGTGAGCTATCCTATCAACCACATTGAGAAGATTGCCCAGAAGGTAAACGGCAAGAGCGCAGGTCCTGACGCTAAGAACGTTATCTTCCTCTCTGCTGACGCATTCGGTGTACTGCCCCCAGTATCTATCCTGACTCCAGAGCAGACTAAGTACTACTTCCTCTCTGGTTTCACAGCTAAGCTGGCTGGTACAGAGCGTGGTATCACTGAGCCTACTCCAACATTCTCTGCCTGCTTCGGCCAGGCATTCCTCGAGCTGCACCCAACAAAGTATGCTGAGGAGCTGGTTAAGAAGATGGAGAAGAGCGGTGCTAAGGCATACCTCGTAAACACTGGTTGGAACGGTACTGGCAAGCGTATCTCTATCCGCGACACTCGTGGTATCATCGACGCTATCCTGGGCGGTGCTATCCTGAAGGCTCCTACCAAGAAGATTCCTTACTTCGACTTCGAGGTTCCAACACAGCTCGAAGGTGTTGACACCAACATCCTCGATCCTCGCGACACCTACGCTGACGCTGCTCAGTGGGAGGAGAAGGCAAAGGATCTCGCTGCTCGCTTCATCAAGAACTTCAAGAAGTACGAGGGCAACGAGGCTGGCAAGGCACTTGTAGCTGCAGGTCCAAAGCTCTAA